The DNA segment ACTGAAGAATATGTCTCATAGGTTTCATATTACAAGTTTGAATCGGTTGAAGGGGTTTTAAAATATTCCTGAAACGCCAGTTTCGCATAGCTGGCCGCCCGGGTGCCGATGTATTCCTTGTGCGCCACAAATACGGCGACCGCCAGTTTTTTCCCGCCGTCGGGGTCTTCGGCGAACCCGGCAAACCAGTCGTATTTGATGTGCAGGGGGTTGTTGTTGATGGAGCCGGTTTTACCCCCGATATCCAGCCGGGAAAGGACCTTGTCCCGCCGGCGGGCGCTGAAGGCTTTTCGGGCGGTTCCTTCGGTGATCGTGGCATGCATGAGCCTTTTTAATCGGTTGGCCGTATCCGCTGAAACCGCCTGGTTCAGGACTTGGGGCTGGCTCTTATAAACCGGCTGGTTCTTTTCGCGCACGGTTTGAATTAAGGTGGGCGCCATGAGTCTTCCCTCATTTGCGACGCCGGCTACCAGGACCGCCGCATGCAGTGGCGAAATCAGGGTCTGCCGATTGAACCCGCAGGCGATTTCCGCCCAGTTAAAAACTTCATCTTTTACTACAAGCGGGCTTTGGGCAAGCGGCAGATCAAAATTAATGTCTTGGTTAAACCCAAACGCCCTGCCATATTTTTCCAGTCCGGATTTTTTCAGGCGGTGGACACCGATTTTGCCGAACACCGGATTAATGGAGTCCGCAAAGGAATCTTCAAATGTGATGTGGTTGGTATACCGGTGTTCGTTGGTTTTAAGCTGGGATTTGTATAGGGTGTATTTTCTGCCGTTAAAGGAGACCGGCGTGGTAGGGCGAAATCCGTACTCCTCAATGGCCGCCCCGGCGGTGACGATTTTAATCAGGCTGGCTGCAGGAAAATCCGGCCGCGTGCACACATTGGAATTCTCCCCGGTTCTATCAAAACTGACCATGGCCTGAATCTCTCCGCTCTCCGGGTCAAGGGCCACAAAACCGAAATACTTGGCATATTTGCGGTCTATGTGATCCGTAATGACCTGCTGCAGAGACGGTTTGACGCTGGTGACCATGCGGTATTTCCCCCTGCCGGATTCAAGGTAGAAGCTTTCCCGGGTGAGCTTTGTCAGCGGTTGGCTGGCCAAAAGCTTCTGCAGATCAGACTGGTCCAGGGGCTTAACAGAAACCTCTTCCGGCTTTGCGCGGGAAGTCGCCGGCTGAATAAATGCCCGGTCATATACCCAGAAAGCGCCCTTGGTGAGCGCGATGAGGACGATCAGGGCGAAAAAATAAATCGGCAGCCGGCGGACGGCCTTTTCTTTGGCGGATCGCCGATGCAGTTTGACCTGATAGTTACGCCAGCGATGGGTGGGGGCGTAAAGCCGGGTATTTAATTTTGAGCGTTTAAACATTGAATTCTATATTTGCATGTTGATGTTCTTGACGAAAAGCCGTTTGGCGGCCCATACGATCCGGTTTTTCGGGCAAACGCCCGATAGTTCAATTTTTTCTTAATTTACCGGCAATCCAAACCCCCTGTCAAATCGTTTTTATCCGCCTTACGGCGACAGGGAGAGCAAATAGGATCGCAGGTTCATCTTTTTGTTTTTAAGCCCCAGTTTGTTGCGGATGTTGTTCCGGTGGAATTCAATGGCCCGATCCGATAGGTTTAACAGTTCGGAAATTTCCTTTGTGGTTTTGCCGGCTTTTACCATGTCCGCCACCTGAATCTGCATCGGAGTCAGCTGCTGATACTGGGTGGAGAGTTTTTTCATATAGGGGGAAACCATGTCCTGGACGTTGTTCTCCAAAATTTCCAGGTATGTCTGCTGGGAGGCGGAGAGCGGGGTGTTTTTCAGCTTTTCGATATAGGGCAGAATAAGCGACTTGACATTGGCCATCACCTTTTCTTCAAGCTCCTCTTTGTCCTGATCCCGCTGTTTTAACAAAATTTTTAACGCCGTATTGGTCTCCTGCAGATTAAGGGACTGATCCCGCAGGCTTTCCTCGGTCTGGCGCAGCGAGGTTTCGATTCTTTTTCTTTCCTCGATCTCTTTAAGCAGCCGTTCATTGGCGGCCACAAGTTCCTGGGTGCGCTCCGCCACGCGGATTTCAAGTTCCTCATTGGCCCTGGCCAGGGCGGTTTCCGCGTTTTTGCGGTCCGTGATATCAACGAATGCGCCCATCATACAGATCGGGGCGCCGCTGGTATCTGTTACCAGGTTGGCGGAGAGAAGAACGGTCACGGGGGTGCCGTCTTTTTTAATCCCTTCGATTTCTCCGTACCACCGGCCCTCCTTAAGTATAACCGACATGACATGAAGCGCCTGGTCCGGATCCCGGGCAAAGCTCACCGCCTGTCGGCCCAGGACTTCGGCGATGTTGTCATCGCCCCACATATCCATAAACGCCTGATTCACATAGGTGATGTTGCCTTCCAGGTTTCCGATGACAATGGCGTTGATGGAGGAGGTGACAGCAGAATCCTTGATGCGCAGCTCCGCCTCGATATTTTTTCTTTCCGTGATGTCGATGAAGGAGACCATGATGCAGACGGGCCGGTTTTCGTCATTAAACACCAGGTTGGCGGAAAGCAGCACGGTAACGGGCGTCCCGTCACTGCGGAAGCCTTCGATTTCCCCCTCCCATGCGCCGGATTCCAGCACGGTACTGAGCACAAGGGCCGCCTCGTCCCGGGATCGGGCCAGCGTTAATGCGGATTTTCCGATCAGTTCATTCGGGTCGGATGCGCCCCAGATCTGCAGGGTGGCGTTATTTACGTAGGTAATCGTGCCATCAAGGTCGGCCATGCCGATACCGTGGATACAGGAGGCAATGGCAAATTCCTTGATACGGAGTTCCTCCTCGATCTTTTTTCTCTCCGTGATATCGATGAAAGAGTCCATGGTGCAGATCGGCTCGCCCGCGTCGTTGTGGACAAGGCTTGCGGAGAGGTAGACGATAATGGGCGAGCCGTCTTTGCGAAAGCCCGAGATTTCGCCTTCCCAGTAGCCGTTTTCCAGAACCGCGGTCATC comes from the Desulfobacterales bacterium genome and includes:
- a CDS encoding penicillin-binding transpeptidase domain-containing protein, giving the protein MFKRSKLNTRLYAPTHRWRNYQVKLHRRSAKEKAVRRLPIYFFALIVLIALTKGAFWVYDRAFIQPATSRAKPEEVSVKPLDQSDLQKLLASQPLTKLTRESFYLESGRGKYRMVTSVKPSLQQVITDHIDRKYAKYFGFVALDPESGEIQAMVSFDRTGENSNVCTRPDFPAASLIKIVTAGAAIEEYGFRPTTPVSFNGRKYTLYKSQLKTNEHRYTNHITFEDSFADSINPVFGKIGVHRLKKSGLEKYGRAFGFNQDINFDLPLAQSPLVVKDEVFNWAEIACGFNRQTLISPLHAAVLVAGVANEGRLMAPTLIQTVREKNQPVYKSQPQVLNQAVSADTANRLKRLMHATITEGTARKAFSARRRDKVLSRLDIGGKTGSINNNPLHIKYDWFAGFAEDPDGGKKLAVAVFVAHKEYIGTRAASYAKLAFQEYFKTPSTDSNL
- a CDS encoding PAS domain S-box protein gives rise to the protein MTQQSNGGHRPFPAFGDTGHPLEDKAIKDQLLIKDRAIASSVQGIGIGDLEGNIIYVNNAALRMWGADDPAEVLGRSSLELAQDENQALEVMTAVLENGYWEGEISGFRKDGSPIIVYLSASLVHNDAGEPICTMDSFIDITERKKIEEELRIKEFAIASCIHGIGMADLDGTITYVNNATLQIWGASDPNELIGKSALTLARSRDEAALVLSTVLESGAWEGEIEGFRSDGTPVTVLLSANLVFNDENRPVCIMVSFIDITERKNIEAELRIKDSAVTSSINAIVIGNLEGNITYVNQAFMDMWGDDNIAEVLGRQAVSFARDPDQALHVMSVILKEGRWYGEIEGIKKDGTPVTVLLSANLVTDTSGAPICMMGAFVDITDRKNAETALARANEELEIRVAERTQELVAANERLLKEIEERKRIETSLRQTEESLRDQSLNLQETNTALKILLKQRDQDKEELEEKVMANVKSLILPYIEKLKNTPLSASQQTYLEILENNVQDMVSPYMKKLSTQYQQLTPMQIQVADMVKAGKTTKEISELLNLSDRAIEFHRNNIRNKLGLKNKKMNLRSYLLSLSP